CACATATAATCTGTCAATAAAATACAGTGTGTTAGATTATGTTCTGAGCCTCGCGTTGCCGGTATAGTCGGGGCCTTGTGAAGCCGAAGGCCCTCATCGGACGACGCATCAAGACGCTGCGAACGCGGCTTCGCCTGACGCAGGATCAGCTTTCAGAGCGCGTGGGGATCAGTCCGCAGTACCTGAGCAACATCGAACGCGGGCGGGAGAACCCCACGCTCGACACACTCCTCCGGTTAGCGGAGTCGCTGAGGGTGCAACCGTGGGAGATGCTCGTGGTCGATTCGGAGATCCCTGACGCTCAAACGATGCGGAAGACAATCGACCGATTGGTGAAGGAGGCAGCCCCCGAGCAGTTACGGGAGATC
This sequence is a window from Nitrospirota bacterium. Protein-coding genes within it:
- a CDS encoding helix-turn-helix transcriptional regulator, whose product is MKPKALIGRRIKTLRTRLRLTQDQLSERVGISPQYLSNIERGRENPTLDTLLRLAESLRVQPWEMLVVDSEIPDAQTMRKTIDRLVKEAAPEQLREIVKHVQAALH